A section of the Pogoniulus pusillus isolate bPogPus1 chromosome 3, bPogPus1.pri, whole genome shotgun sequence genome encodes:
- the THAP12 gene encoding 52 kDa repressor of the inhibitor of the protein kinase isoform X2: protein MLLIGEGFGCEQATQGLNASNEQNTVLEEGQEEKAAPLTLEEREKKDYLKSLFEILILMGKQNIPLDGHNVDELPEGIFTSDNFQALLEYRINAGDEVLRKRFEMTAVNLEYCSKTQQKQMLEICESCVREETLREVRDSHFFSLVTDEAVDIAGEEHLPVLVRFVDDSHNLREEFVGFLPYEADPEILAVKFHTTITEEWGLNMEYCRGQAYIVSSGFASKMKVVATRLLEKYPQAVYTLCSSCALNVWLAKSVPVVGVSIALGTMEEVCCLFQQAPQLLAELDTTISALFQDNEEKGNELKQICRSQWTGRHDTFEVLVDLVQALVLCLDAVSSDSSVRWSSFIVGRAFVLSSALTDFDFIVTIVILKNVLSFTRAFGKNLQGQTIDVFFAASSLTAVLHSLNEVMENIDVYHEFWFEEATNLATKLDVRIKLPGKFRRAQQRSLDSDLTSENYYKEILSVPTVEHIIQELKDIFSEQHLKALKCLSLVPSVMGQLKFSTSEEHHADVYKNDLPNPDTLSAELHCWRIKWKHRGKDIELPASIYEVLHLPDIKFFPNVYALLKVLCILPVMKVENEKYEMGRKRLKAYLRSTSALSRSSNLALLNINFDIKHDLDLMVDTYIKLYPDKVEFQDFIPSNNSEVTENA from the exons ATGCTTCTCA TTGGTGAAGGTTTTGGATGTGAACAGGCAACTCAAGGGCTGAATGCAAGCAATGAACAAAACACTGTCTTGGAGgagggacaagaggaaaaagcTGCTCCCTTAACgctggaagaaagagagaaaaaagattaCCTTAAATCCTTGTTTGAAATTTTGATCCTGATGGGTAAACAAAATATTCCCTTGGATGGCCATAATGTGGATGAGCTTCCGGAGGGTATTTTTACTTCGGATAacttccaggctctgctggaatACAGAATAAATGCTGGAGACGAAGTTCTGAGGAAACGATTTGAGATGACTGCAGTCAATCTGGAGTATTGTTCGAAAACTCAGCAGAAGCAGATGCTGGAGATCTGTGAAAGCTGTGTTAGGGAAGAGACACTGAGAGAAGTAAGAGACTCGCACTTCTTTTCTCTTGTCACCGACGAAGCAGTAGACATAGCTGGAGAGGAGCATTTGCCGGTGTTGGTGAGGTTTGTTGATGATTCTCATAACCTAAGGGAAGAGTTCGTAGGGTTTTTACCCTATGAGGCTGACCCTGAAATCTTAGCTGTTAAGTTCCACACAACTATTACTGAAGAATGGGGTCTAAACATGGAATACTGTCGAGGTCAAGCCTACATTGTCTCTAGTGGGTTTGCTTCTAAAATGAAAGTCGTGGCCACAAGACTGCTGGAGAAGTACCCACAAGCTGTGTATACGCTGTGCTCCTCGTGTGCCTTAAATGTCTGGCTGGCAAAATCCGTTCCTGTGGTTGGCGTTTCCATTGCACTGGGAACGATGGAAGAAGTTTGCTGTCTCTTTCAGCAGGCTCCTCAGCTGttggcagaactggacaccaccATTTCTGCTCTTTTTCAGGACAACGAGGAGAAGGGGAACGAGCTGAAGCAGATCTGCCGTTCTCAGTGGACAGGGAGGCACGATACGTTCGAGGTTTTAGTGGACCTCGTGCAAGCGCTGGTTCTGTGCTTGGATGCAGTAAGCAGTGACTCCTCTGTCAGGTGGAGCAGCTTCATTGTGGGTCGAGCCTTTGTACTTTCGAGTGCATTAACAGACTTTGACTTCATTGTCACTATTGTCATTCTGAAGAATGTCCTGTCTTTCACAAGAGCATTTGGAAAAAACCTCCAGGGGCAAACAATCGATGTCTTCTTTGCAGCTAGCAGCTTGACAGCAGTGTTGCATTCTCTGAATGAAGTGATGGAGAACATTGACGTTTACCATGAGTTTTGGTTCGAGGAAGCAACAAATTTGGCCACAAAACTGGATGTAAGAATTAAGCTCCCGGGAAAATTCCGCAGGGCGCAGCAAAGGAGCTTGGACTCCGATTTAACGTCGGAAAACTACTACAAGGAAATCCTTAGTGTCCCCACAGTGGAGCATATTATTCAAGAATTGAAAGATATATTCTCAGAACAACATTTAAAAGCTCTCAAGTGCTTATCATTGGTGCCCTCAGTCATGGGGCAGCTCAAGTTCAGTACGTCTGAGGAACATCATGCTGACGTGTACAAAAATGACCTGCCCAATCCAGATACGCTTTCAGCTGAGCTTCACTGTTGGAGAATCAAATGGAAACATCGAGGGAAGGACATTGAACTTCCAGCTTCTATTTACGAAGTACTTCACTTGCCTGATATCAAGTTTTTCCCTAATGTTTATGCCCTGCTTAAGGTCTTGTGCATACTGCCAGTGATGAAGGTGGAGAATGAAAAGTATGAAATGGGGCGGAAGCGCTTAAAGGCTTACCTcagaagcacctctgctctgtcaAGGTCAAGCAACCTGGCTTTGCTGAACATAAACTTTGACATAAAACATGACTTGGATTTAATGGTGGACACCTACATTAAACTCTACCCAGATAAAGTGGAATTTCAAGACTTTATTCCCTCAAACAACTCAGAAGTAACAGAAAATGCTTAA
- the THAP12 gene encoding 52 kDa repressor of the inhibitor of the protein kinase isoform X1 produces MPNFCAAPNCTCKSTQSDLAFFRFPRDPVRCQRWVENCRRADLEGKTPDQLNKHYRLCAKHFETSMICRSSPYRTVLRDDAVPTIFDLTSHLNNPRSRHRKRIKELSEDEIRMLKQQKIGEGFGCEQATQGLNASNEQNTVLEEGQEEKAAPLTLEEREKKDYLKSLFEILILMGKQNIPLDGHNVDELPEGIFTSDNFQALLEYRINAGDEVLRKRFEMTAVNLEYCSKTQQKQMLEICESCVREETLREVRDSHFFSLVTDEAVDIAGEEHLPVLVRFVDDSHNLREEFVGFLPYEADPEILAVKFHTTITEEWGLNMEYCRGQAYIVSSGFASKMKVVATRLLEKYPQAVYTLCSSCALNVWLAKSVPVVGVSIALGTMEEVCCLFQQAPQLLAELDTTISALFQDNEEKGNELKQICRSQWTGRHDTFEVLVDLVQALVLCLDAVSSDSSVRWSSFIVGRAFVLSSALTDFDFIVTIVILKNVLSFTRAFGKNLQGQTIDVFFAASSLTAVLHSLNEVMENIDVYHEFWFEEATNLATKLDVRIKLPGKFRRAQQRSLDSDLTSENYYKEILSVPTVEHIIQELKDIFSEQHLKALKCLSLVPSVMGQLKFSTSEEHHADVYKNDLPNPDTLSAELHCWRIKWKHRGKDIELPASIYEVLHLPDIKFFPNVYALLKVLCILPVMKVENEKYEMGRKRLKAYLRSTSALSRSSNLALLNINFDIKHDLDLMVDTYIKLYPDKVEFQDFIPSNNSEVTENA; encoded by the exons AGCCCTTACAGGACGGTTTTACGGGATGATGCTGTGCCAACTATATTTGACCTTACGAGTCACCTGAACAACCCCCgcagcaggcacaggaaaaGGATAAAAGAGCTG agtgAAGATGAAATAAGAATGCTGAAGCAACAAAAGA TTGGTGAAGGTTTTGGATGTGAACAGGCAACTCAAGGGCTGAATGCAAGCAATGAACAAAACACTGTCTTGGAGgagggacaagaggaaaaagcTGCTCCCTTAACgctggaagaaagagagaaaaaagattaCCTTAAATCCTTGTTTGAAATTTTGATCCTGATGGGTAAACAAAATATTCCCTTGGATGGCCATAATGTGGATGAGCTTCCGGAGGGTATTTTTACTTCGGATAacttccaggctctgctggaatACAGAATAAATGCTGGAGACGAAGTTCTGAGGAAACGATTTGAGATGACTGCAGTCAATCTGGAGTATTGTTCGAAAACTCAGCAGAAGCAGATGCTGGAGATCTGTGAAAGCTGTGTTAGGGAAGAGACACTGAGAGAAGTAAGAGACTCGCACTTCTTTTCTCTTGTCACCGACGAAGCAGTAGACATAGCTGGAGAGGAGCATTTGCCGGTGTTGGTGAGGTTTGTTGATGATTCTCATAACCTAAGGGAAGAGTTCGTAGGGTTTTTACCCTATGAGGCTGACCCTGAAATCTTAGCTGTTAAGTTCCACACAACTATTACTGAAGAATGGGGTCTAAACATGGAATACTGTCGAGGTCAAGCCTACATTGTCTCTAGTGGGTTTGCTTCTAAAATGAAAGTCGTGGCCACAAGACTGCTGGAGAAGTACCCACAAGCTGTGTATACGCTGTGCTCCTCGTGTGCCTTAAATGTCTGGCTGGCAAAATCCGTTCCTGTGGTTGGCGTTTCCATTGCACTGGGAACGATGGAAGAAGTTTGCTGTCTCTTTCAGCAGGCTCCTCAGCTGttggcagaactggacaccaccATTTCTGCTCTTTTTCAGGACAACGAGGAGAAGGGGAACGAGCTGAAGCAGATCTGCCGTTCTCAGTGGACAGGGAGGCACGATACGTTCGAGGTTTTAGTGGACCTCGTGCAAGCGCTGGTTCTGTGCTTGGATGCAGTAAGCAGTGACTCCTCTGTCAGGTGGAGCAGCTTCATTGTGGGTCGAGCCTTTGTACTTTCGAGTGCATTAACAGACTTTGACTTCATTGTCACTATTGTCATTCTGAAGAATGTCCTGTCTTTCACAAGAGCATTTGGAAAAAACCTCCAGGGGCAAACAATCGATGTCTTCTTTGCAGCTAGCAGCTTGACAGCAGTGTTGCATTCTCTGAATGAAGTGATGGAGAACATTGACGTTTACCATGAGTTTTGGTTCGAGGAAGCAACAAATTTGGCCACAAAACTGGATGTAAGAATTAAGCTCCCGGGAAAATTCCGCAGGGCGCAGCAAAGGAGCTTGGACTCCGATTTAACGTCGGAAAACTACTACAAGGAAATCCTTAGTGTCCCCACAGTGGAGCATATTATTCAAGAATTGAAAGATATATTCTCAGAACAACATTTAAAAGCTCTCAAGTGCTTATCATTGGTGCCCTCAGTCATGGGGCAGCTCAAGTTCAGTACGTCTGAGGAACATCATGCTGACGTGTACAAAAATGACCTGCCCAATCCAGATACGCTTTCAGCTGAGCTTCACTGTTGGAGAATCAAATGGAAACATCGAGGGAAGGACATTGAACTTCCAGCTTCTATTTACGAAGTACTTCACTTGCCTGATATCAAGTTTTTCCCTAATGTTTATGCCCTGCTTAAGGTCTTGTGCATACTGCCAGTGATGAAGGTGGAGAATGAAAAGTATGAAATGGGGCGGAAGCGCTTAAAGGCTTACCTcagaagcacctctgctctgtcaAGGTCAAGCAACCTGGCTTTGCTGAACATAAACTTTGACATAAAACATGACTTGGATTTAATGGTGGACACCTACATTAAACTCTACCCAGATAAAGTGGAATTTCAAGACTTTATTCCCTCAAACAACTCAGAAGTAACAGAAAATGCTTAA